Within the Miscanthus floridulus cultivar M001 chromosome 17, ASM1932011v1, whole genome shotgun sequence genome, the region TCTCTATCTAGGTCACCTCTAAAGCCAGCACGCACTTTGCACATGTTCCCGGTCCTGTATTCATAAAATGTTGTTCAATATGTGGCTCTAAAAATACATGCATTCATAAATTATATAGTATGTTAGGACACTTCTAACCCAGAAACTAGATGATTTTTATGGTCATTAACTAGTGTGTCAACTAAGCAAAATAATAATATGGCATTACAGttaatgaagagagagaagagaatGGTTTCGTACGTAGAAAATTATGTCTACAATAGAACCAAGATAGAAAATGATGTGATTGATTAGATGATATGAGAGATAAAACATTTGAttggaaaaaaaattaattttgaAGAAACTATCCATCGTAAAAGTAATTTATATGTGTAGCATCTACTTGACTTAATAAGTATGGAAACTATCCCATAGTTTCTAAATTGGAATTGCACTTAGAACCTGTTTGGAATGTAGGAATTTCACGAGAATCATGCAGAAAATTTACAGAAATTAGTTTAATTTCACACAAAAACATAGGAACAAGAATTTTTTCCTATGTTCCAAATAGGCCTTATATAAATGGTAAAAGCGTCTGTCAGCGCCAAGTGAAGGTATGGCTTCAATCTTGTTTAGACGTGTATTAGGTTGTATAAAAAATACGTGTATACAGGCTTATTGTCGGCATGTGCATGGTATGCCCGTGTACGGTTGATACTCGTAGAAAATTACATTATCGTATATTCCCTCCGTAAGGATAAACGTATTTTAATCATAAAAAAGTTCAATAAAAGATTTTgaccttttattttcttttattatATATTCCCTCCGTTCCGTTTTATAAGATGAGGATTAGAATAACGCGATCTTCTAAATTATATTTTGATCATTCATTTACTTTACATTATATTGTTTATGCTTATAAACTTATGATTATTGGATACTACAATTGCTTACAAATCTAACTATATCAAGTTTATATTGTAATAATTAAAAAAATGTTAGCCAAATTATTAGTTGAGTCTTGATTGATATGCGTGTGCGCCTTATAAAATAAAACAGAGGTTATATAAATCGATTTGCTAAACAATCAATATAATCTTAGAAGCACTTTGAATACAAATCAATTGGCACAAGTCTTATGTTCTAAGCTTATATATAAGTTGCTGGTCAAAGTTTATATAAATCGATTTTCCCGGTTTCAAATATGATTATCGTTCCGGGGTGGAGGGAGCATATGAACGCTCGGCCGGGTAGCTATCTGCGTCATCTGAATTCAGCACGAAGTGAGCATGACAGAAGCTGCACCTGCACGCAACGGTTATTATTGGAAGGGCGAAGAAATGCCACGACAGATGCATAGGCAGGCAGGCACAGATTCGCTCCCGGGAAGGGGAGAAATAATTGGTGATGGCCGGATGGATAGCACTCAAGCGGATGAAGTTGTGCCGCCCAATGTCCCAATCGAAACGAGTCATGATCTTGCCATCAGACGCGACCCGGCTCGTTGACGCATCCATCGGCCGGGATTGGACTGCACACAGTGATGTGCTGGCGCAATTCGTCCGTCCCTGCCTGCTGGCCGGAGCACACAAAAGATGCGGTTTTCCCTGCCCCCTACGCCGGATAACGGCCCACCGGCCGGTACGTTGTTGCCACAAGAAAAAAACGCCAATCAGAGATGAACTCATATCATACCTAGCCTCAAAGGTGTTCATCGCAGAAGAGGCATCATGAACAGTAACGGCTAGATACTAGGGTAGCTCCGAAGCTGCAACAGTGGTGCAATCTTTGCTCTTGCTGCAGTGCCAGGATCGGCTCTAGACAGTACTACTCTAGACAGTGCCAGGGTCGTGTTTTGTGGGATGGAGACCAGGGACATGGTGTCGTGGAACACATTGATGGCGGGCCTTGTGTTGATTGGGCGTGATCTTGAAGCCCTGCAGCTGTTCCATGATTCACGATCCAGTATTACCATGCTTACACAGTCGACATACTCAACAGCGATCAAATTATGTGCAAATCTCAAACACCTTGGCCTGGCACGTCAATTCCACAGCAGTGTTCTTAAACGTGGGTTTCATTCGTATGGCAATGTAATGACAGCCCTCATGGATGCCTACAGCAAAGCAGGTCAACTGCATGATGCTCTGGATATATTTTTGTTGATGTCAGGATCTCAGAATGTTGTTTCATGGACTGCTATGATTAATGGGTGCATTCAGAACAGTGATATACCTCTTGCTGCTGCTCTTTTTAGCAGAATGAGAGAAGATGGTGTTGCTCCGAATGATGTCACCTACTCGACAATTCTGACAGCGTCAGTGGCCATCTTGCCTCCCCAAATTCATGCCCAGGTGATCAAGACAAACTACGAGTGTACACCAATTGTTGGAACTGCACTTCTGGCCTCTTACTCTAAGCTTCGTAGCACTGAAGAAGCTCTTTCTATATTCAAAATGATTGACCAGAAGGATGTTGTTTCATGGTCTGCAATGTTCACTTGCTATGCCCAAGCTGGATGATTGCGATGGTGCCACAAATATATTCATCAAGATGACCATGCATGGCTTGAAGCCAAATGAGTTTACAATCTCTAGTGTCATTGATGCTTGTGCTAGTCCGACAGCTGGAGTTGACCTGGGTAGGCAGTTCCATGCTATTTCTATCAAGCACAGATGCCATGATGCACTCTGTGTGAGCAGTACACTTGTTAGTATGTATGCAAGAAAATGGAGCATCGAGGGTGCTCAGTGTGTCTTTGAGAGACAAACAGATAGAGATATGGTGTCATGGAATTCAATGCTATCAGGGTACGCACAGCATGGTTACAGCCAAAAGGCCCTTGATGTATTTCGACAGATGGAAGCTGAGGGCATTGAGATGGATGGTGTCACATTCCTTTCTGTGATCATGGGATGCACTCATGCTGGTCTTGTTGAAGAAGGTCAACAATACTTTGGTTCAATGGTCAGAGACTACGGGATCACTCCAACCATGCAGCATTATGCGTGCATGGTTGATCTCTATAGCCGCGCAGGCAAGCTGGATGAAACAATGAGCCTTATAGAAGGCATGCCATTCCCAGCAGGTCCAATGGTATGGCGCACATTGCTAGGAGCTTGTAAAGTTCACAGGAATGTTGAACTTGGAAAGTTGGCTGTGGAGAAGCTGCTTTCACTTGAACCTCTTGACTCGGCTACATACGTGCTTCTCTCCAACATTTATTCGGCTGCAGGGAAGTGGAAAGAGAAGGATGAAGTGAGGAAgctcatggacactaaaaaggTTAAGAAAGAAGCTGGATGCAGCTGGATTCAGATCAAGAACAAAGTTCATTCCTTTATAGCTTCAGACAAGTCGCATCCTTTATCAGAACAGATATATGCAAAGCTCAGGGCAATGACAGCTAAGTTAAAGCAAGAAGGTTACTGTCCTGACACAAGCTTTGCGCTTCATGAAGTGGCAGAAGAGCAGAAGGAAGCTATGCTGGTAATGCACAGTGAGCGCCTAGCCCTCGCATTTGGTTTGATAGCTACACCACCAGGGGCACCCCTTCACATTTTCAAGAACCTGCGGGTGTGTGGGGACTGCCACACGGTGATCAAAATGGTCTCTGAAATTGAGGATAGGGAGATTGTAATGCGAGATTGCAGCAGGTTCCACCACTTCAATTCAGGGGTCTGCTCTTGTGGCGATTTCTGGTGAATGGAGTCTCAACAAAATGGTTGTGCATTCAATACTCAGCCAATGTCCCCTTGAACAATAAATATCACTGGTAAGTTGACTTCTAAGATGTTTTATGTGAGGCTGGGACCTTTTCCGTTCGCTTAATGTAATATTTCCCTTTTTCTAAAAagatgttttatttgtttttggcCTAATGTAATATTTCggctctgttcgcttctcttataatccgtctttttcagcttgttttttcagtcggaatagtgtCTCTCTTACgacaaatcagctggaacagtgttttggcttgttttttcagcgaagtgaacgAAGCCGAGATTCCAACACGAAACATTGAACTAAATCACTAATCATTCAGCATCTGGGAATGGTCAAGCAATAGCAGCGTTAGTTCCTGCCAACAGCGCCTATGAGAATAAGGATGCATGCCGATGCAGGGGCGTACCAATTGTGAGGGCGCTAGGCCGTGGAATCTCGGGCAATGTCGGCCATCTCTCTCTCCCTGGCACTGTTGTGAAGTATTGGTACCTCTTCTCAATCGCTTAAATTTTTGGGTTCACATGGTTGGTGCATGAAACCTAACATGGTATTAAAGCCAAGAGGTGTCGAGTTCGAGTCCTGGTAGAGACATCTTTGAAGTCCTCCACTTCTTTCTTTAGTTCCATGTTTGCGCCTTGCTCTGGTTGCACGTGAGTGGGAGTGTTGTGAAGTATTAGTGTATTGTCCACTTCTTTTCAATCGCTTAAGCTTTTTGGTATACTTGTTGGTGCATGAAACCTAACCGGTTTGACAGAATGGCAGCGTGGTAGCCGGTGTGTCTCTCTGTCTGCGCACGCTGGCCTGAGCCGAGCTGAGCACTGTACACTGCTGAGTCCACAAAAGCTATAGAATTTGCGCCAATCAAACTAGCTTAACTTTGACTAAGTTATAGttaatagtattaacatttatatctccaactagatttactataaaaatatatttcataattaatttaatgatatttattttgtatcataaatgttagtatttttatttatataaatTAGGTTAAACTTTAAATTGTTTGACTCCTCGAAAAATGAGAATTGCATCCTTTTGTGGATGGAGGGAGTTTTACCATTGTTGGAGAGCAGGTAACTACTTATAAGCTCTTCTTTTCAAATACATATTTAAAATTTATCAGGTTAAAGGTGACATGATTTTTTTCCTCGAGAGCAACAGAACTTACCGTTTTTTGTTCCAGAAACACTGTGGCGACAATTTAACTATGTAAGATATTCAAGAAAAATAAAATTAACTATGTAATAGCAAGATCAAATTGGTGTCCATGAAGTCATGTTTGCATTCAATATCTATTGTATTGCCATCTAGAACTAAAATTGGTATCCTGTATTGTTCATCTGGCATGGTTCAATTTAAGGGATACACTATTCCTACTGCAATGAATTTTTGTATAACTGAAATCCTAATTTTGTAGCTCTTAAAATGGTTCCagtaaaaaaaactcgacctgcggggggtTATGACGGCTCCCGGGTTTTccctttaagaagaagatcttctcacacagatcgagaaaactCCCGAACCCCCGCTCCTATTCTGACGCAGGAGGTATCGTTaccctgtgagaaccgggccggGGCCTTCCACTGTGCTTTGGCACATGGGGACGGGCAAggagatttttttaacctcagcctaaaATCCGCTCCCACGgtgagtcgaacccaggacctgaggagtgccgctgggtcacctaaccgtttgagctaggcgccctttggcaAAATGATTCCAGTAAAGGGGTTTGTTCATGATACTTGGTACTTTACTTCCAATGTAACTTGCCTTGCTCATCTGGAGATTTCACATCTGAAAGGAGCACCAGGGCAAGCCCCACCACACATGTCCCTGTGCCCACAAACTGCCTGAAAGAGTATCCTGTGCCTAGTGCGTACCAGGTGAATATGATAGACCCATACATCAGTCCAGCAATCCAATAAAGTTACACTAGTGATGTATGAGTACTGGTATGCCTTCACAACTACAGTGTGCAATTTTGATACTTATTAGCAGTAGCAATGTACCATGATGAACCTGACTGAGTTACATTATATCACTGGAAATTGTTGGTGGTATGGGTTCAGTGTAAGTTATGGTCGTTTGGTGCTTATACAGTTGTACTCACCGAAATAGTTCCCCGGCCTGGACATCAATGAAGGCCAAGGCCAGATACCAATACCAAGCTATCTGCAAGACAAGAATACTTGAAATAGTGAGAGTTTGAGAGCTATGAATCTCAAAAAGATTCCATGGTTGATTCTTATGAGCTATTTTTGGAGCTTCGGCCGTCGACGCAAGACGATTGGCACATAGACTAAGATCAGCAACAGGTATGCAAAGCAAGACTGCGTGAGTGGTGCATCAActcctgcataaatatatttgtGGGAATGAACTGATGTTATCTCTACCGAGATAATTTTTATCAAGAATTGCATCAACCACGTCTGATAATTTTGTATGTGTGGATCAGTTTGACGTGAAACTAGTACCAAGATTTGCTATGAGGGAGGATGTGAAGCTTGAGGAAGCCATGGAAAATGCGACGAGCTGGCCAAAGAGGAGCACGCTCAACAAGCCCCATACATCCTCTAGGTATCCATTACTATTGTTTTCTTTGATCTGATGTCTCGTTTTGTAAGGTTTCTTCTCCTAAAACAGTTTCAATATATAAGTAATCTTTTGCAATATAACACAAAGCCATTTTTCTCTTTTTTGAAACGAATCAGGCAGGAGAGCtgccgattatattaaaaaaaagataAGCCCAAAATAGGCACAACAATACAACAACGACCAACAACGCCGAAActcaacaaaaagaaaaagaacaacaacTCTGGTCGGTCGGATTGGGACATCGACATGAACAGCACAAACAACAGAAAATAACACACTACAGCTAAGACAACTCAACAAACAAACATGTC harbors:
- the LOC136515776 gene encoding LOW QUALITY PROTEIN: pentatricopeptide repeat-containing protein At2g27610-like (The sequence of the model RefSeq protein was modified relative to this genomic sequence to represent the inferred CDS: deleted 1 base in 1 codon), yielding MRFSLPPTPDNGPPAVPGSALDSTTLDSARVVFCGMETRDMVSWNTLMAGLVLIGRDLEALQLFHDSRSSITMLTQSTYSTAIKLCANLKHLGLARQFHSSVLKRGFHSYGNVMTALMDAYSKAGQLHDALDIFLLMSGSQNVVSWTAMINGCIQNSDIPLAAALFSRMREDGVAPNDVTYSTILTASVAILPPQIHAQVIKTNYECTPIVGTALLASYSKLRSTEEALSIFKMIDQKDVVSWSAMFTCYAQAGDCDGATNIFIKMTMHGLKPNEFTISSVIDACASPTAGVDLGRQFHAISIKHRCHDALCVSSTLVSMYARKWSIEGAQCVFERQTDRDMVSWNSMLSGYAQHGYSQKALDVFRQMEAEGIEMDGVTFLSVIMGCTHAGLVEEGQQYFGSMVRDYGITPTMQHYACMVDLYSRAGKLDETMSLIEGMPFPAGPMVWRTLLGACKVHRNVELGKLAVEKLLSLEPLDSATYVLLSNIYSAAGKWKEKDEVRKLMDTKKVKKEAGCSWIQIKNKVHSFIASDKSHPLSEQIYAKLRAMTAKLKQEGYCPDTSFALHEVAEEQKEAMLVMHSERLALAFGLIATPPGAPLHIFKNLRVCGDCHTVIKMVSEIEDREIVMRDCSRFHHFNSGVCSCGDFW